Genomic segment of Methanobacterium sp.:
AGCTATTTTTGTCTTTAATTCCTCTAAATTTGATTCGGGATATTTACTTATTAAATTTGATTCTTTTTCTACTGCTTCAATTGCTTTTTTGGATACACCTGCAGGATTTTCATTTGAACCAAGTTTTATTATATTATTCTTATTAATATTATATTTAATTGCGATTTCATCGATTGATCTTCCTGGAACGTAAGGATCGAGTTCTTTTACGATTTTTTTCACTTTTACCATTATTTCACTTTCCTTTAACTCTGGTTTGCCACTTTTTTGTATCTTAAAGCATTGTCTTTTATACTTTTTATCTCTTCGTCTTTTAACTTTCGAATTGCCTTTGCAGGAACTCCAATAATCAAACTTCCGTCTTCAAACTCTTTTCTAGTGGTAACTACTGCTCCTGCCCCCACAATACAGTTTTTACCGATTTTAGCACCGTTTAAAACCGTTGCATTTATTCCAATCAAACTGTTATGGCCTATTTTACATCCATGTAATACTGCTGCATGACCTATAGACACGTAATCGCCCACAGTCACAGGATAATTGTAAGATGAGTGAATAACACAATTATCTTGAACATTAGAGCACTTTCCGATAGTTATAGGTTCCATATCTCCCCTTATAACTGCATTATACCATACTGAACTATCTTCACCTATTTCAACGTTTTCAATTATTCTTACGCCTTTAAATATTTTAACAGTTTCATGTATAGCACTCATTTTATCAAACCCATTGAAAAAATAAAGATAAATAAGTATTAAATTGATATTATTAACTATCTATTATTTTTAACCAAATTATGTTCTTGTTTTACTAAAACAAGTGTATTTGAAGGAATATCTTCATAAATTATGGTTCCCGAGCCAACTGCCGCGTTTATACCTACTTTTACTCCCGGGTTAAAACTTGAATTTATACCAGTTTTTACATTATCTCCAAAAATAGATCCCAGTTTTCTTATGCCACAATCAATTCTTTCACCTTTTACGTTCATTTTAACGTTTTTGTTATCAAAACGTAAGTTTGCAATATTTGTTCCGGCAGCAATATTACAATTAGCACCAATTACTGAATCACCAACATAAGAAAGATGATTAACATTAGTACCATCCATAATTATGGAATTTTTAATTTCTACAGCATTTCCAATGTTTACATTATTTCCAAGGTAAGTATATCTCCTTAAATAAGAATTAGGACCAATATCTGCGCCTTCTCCAATGAAAACCGGCCCTAAAATATAAGTTCCAGACCTTATTATACTGTTTTTTCCAAGTACAATTGAGCCATGAATAGTGACTCCTTCTTCAATTTCACCTTCAATACTGTCTTCGGTTTGATTTATAAAGTATTCATTCACATCCAGGAGTTCCCATGGCCTTCCAACATCTATCCATTTATTATCAGATTTAATACCGCGAACTATTTTATTTTCACTCATTTGGATTTTAAGAGAGTCTGTTATCTCATATTCTCCCCTTTCAGACTTTTCTGTTTTATCTATTGCTTCAAATATGGTTTTATCAAAAAGATATATTCCTGCATTTATTAAATTACTTGGAGCTTCGCCAGGAGCTGGTTTTTCCACAATATTTTTGATAATTCCATCCTTTATTTCTACAACTCCAAATGCAGAGGGATCTTCCACTTCAGTGAGCATAAGTATAGATGATGATTCATCAGATTCATATTTTTCAATTAAATCAATGATAAGCTTGGGATCAACTATTATATCACCGTTTAAAACTATAAATTCATTATCTATCTCATCACGGATAGAATTTATGGCATGAGCAGTTCCTAAACGTTTTTCCTGGGTGATATATTTAATATTCACATCAAATGATGAGCCATCCCCAAAATAGTTCTCAATAGCTTCTTTTTTATAGCCAACGACCATTACTATGTCTTTAATGCCTGCATCTCTCAATGCTTCTAAATTATATTGGAGTATAGGCTTTCCACCAACCTGTAACATTGTTTTAGGTCTTGTTAATGTTAAAGGACGCATTCTGGTGCCTTCACCTGCTGTAAGCAATACTCCATTCATAAAATTCCCTCTATAAACTCCCTTGATTTATTTTGAATTTCTTTAGCAGTTACCATTGTTTTACCTTCTAAAGTAATTCTGATATATGATTCAGTGCCTGATGGCCTTATTAAAACCCAGCTTCCATCTTCCATGGAAATTCTAACGCCATCTATGAAATTAACATCCAATACATTGTCAAAGTAATCAGGCAGTTCTTCTTTGACTTTCTCCATTATTAAAGTTTTCTGGATATTTTCACATTCTATTCTGTCTCTTATGGTAGGATAGCTTGGTATTTCATCTAAAAGCTTAGAAAGAGGCCCATATTTTTCTACGATCTCTATAACTTTAAGTGCTGAAAGTATACCATCGGGACACATGCAGAAATCTGGATGTAGCCATGTACCTGATGGTTCTCCCCCAAATGAAGCATTTGATTCCACAATTACTTCTGCAACGTGCACATCTCCAACTTTAGTGCGTATAACTTCACCGCCTACATCTTCCATGCATTTATCCACGCAAAATGATGCATCGACTGTTGTTACAACTTTTCCACCGATTTTACTAGATACAAGGGCCAAAAGCTTGTCAAAATCTGCCATTCTTCCTTGATCATCAATAGCCACCATTCTGTCCGCGTCACCGTCGTGTGCAATTCCAATATCTGCCCCTGTTGCTTTTACAACTTTCATTAGTTCAGATAGGTTTGCTTGTGATGGTTCAGGCATTCTACCTGGGAAAAATCCATCAGGTTGACAGTTTAAGGTTAAGACATGGCAGCCTGCTTTTCTAAGCACTATTGGAGATATATATGAACCTGCCCCACTTGCACAGTCCACGACTACCTTTAAATTTCCTTTAATATCCACATTATCCAATAAATCATTAATATAATCAAAAACTACGCCTTCATTGTCTTCAATTTTACCTATAAATTCCCATGAAGCCTGGGAAAAACTTTTTTCATGAACTATCTTTTCTATTGTTCTTTCTTGATCCTGAGTGTAAGCCATTCCTGTTGAGTTCCAAAGTTTTATTCCGTTGTATTGAGATGGATTATGGGATGCTGTTATCATAATTCCTAAATCTGCACCTAATTTCATTGCAGCATAACCTACAAGAGGTGTTGGAACCATTCCCAATCGAATTACATTACATCCACATTGTAAAATACCAGCAGTTATTGCATTTTCAACCATCTTATTTGATGTTCTTGTATCATATCCGATAACAATTTTACGTCCTTTTCCACCGATATATGTTGCTACAGCCATTCCAATATCAGTTATTAATTCTAATGTTAGTTCACTAACGAGTTTACCTCTAATTCCTGATGTACC
This window contains:
- the glmM gene encoding phosphoglucosamine mutase, coding for MDEMIPKLFGTSGIRGKLVSELTLELITDIGMAVATYIGGKGRKIVIGYDTRTSNKMVENAITAGILQCGCNVIRLGMVPTPLVGYAAMKLGADLGIMITASHNPSQYNGIKLWNSTGMAYTQDQERTIEKIVHEKSFSQASWEFIGKIEDNEGVVFDYINDLLDNVDIKGNLKVVVDCASGAGSYISPIVLRKAGCHVLTLNCQPDGFFPGRMPEPSQANLSELMKVVKATGADIGIAHDGDADRMVAIDDQGRMADFDKLLALVSSKIGGKVVTTVDASFCVDKCMEDVGGEVIRTKVGDVHVAEVIVESNASFGGEPSGTWLHPDFCMCPDGILSALKVIEIVEKYGPLSKLLDEIPSYPTIRDRIECENIQKTLIMEKVKEELPDYFDNVLDVNFIDGVRISMEDGSWVLIRPSGTESYIRITLEGKTMVTAKEIQNKSREFIEGIL
- a CDS encoding NTP transferase domain-containing protein, with the translated sequence MNGVLLTAGEGTRMRPLTLTRPKTMLQVGGKPILQYNLEALRDAGIKDIVMVVGYKKEAIENYFGDGSSFDVNIKYITQEKRLGTAHAINSIRDEIDNEFIVLNGDIIVDPKLIIDLIEKYESDESSSILMLTEVEDPSAFGVVEIKDGIIKNIVEKPAPGEAPSNLINAGIYLFDKTIFEAIDKTEKSERGEYEITDSLKIQMSENKIVRGIKSDNKWIDVGRPWELLDVNEYFINQTEDSIEGEIEEGVTIHGSIVLGKNSIIRSGTYILGPVFIGEGADIGPNSYLRRYTYLGNNVNIGNAVEIKNSIIMDGTNVNHLSYVGDSVIGANCNIAAGTNIANLRFDNKNVKMNVKGERIDCGIRKLGSIFGDNVKTGINSSFNPGVKVGINAAVGSGTIIYEDIPSNTLVLVKQEHNLVKNNR
- a CDS encoding gamma carbonic anhydrase family protein; its protein translation is MSAIHETVKIFKGVRIIENVEIGEDSSVWYNAVIRGDMEPITIGKCSNVQDNCVIHSSYNYPVTVGDYVSIGHAAVLHGCKIGHNSLIGINATVLNGAKIGKNCIVGAGAVVTTRKEFEDGSLIIGVPAKAIRKLKDEEIKSIKDNALRYKKVANQS